From uncultured Desulfobacter sp., the proteins below share one genomic window:
- a CDS encoding cupin, whose product MKVIKLTETNTFNPGAMKRFFLVQTSEFFKIINFNLDAGVTFPVHSHDLDGELSIQVLEGKGWFLGEDDTKIPANEGDILISEIREPHGVMADTKMRIIVTIAPPI is encoded by the coding sequence ATGAAAGTTATAAAACTTACAGAAACCAACACGTTTAACCCAGGAGCGATGAAAAGATTTTTTTTAGTTCAAACGTCTGAATTTTTTAAAATCATCAATTTTAATCTTGATGCCGGCGTGACGTTTCCTGTGCATTCCCACGATCTGGACGGGGAATTGTCCATCCAGGTTCTTGAAGGAAAGGGATGGTTTCTCGGGGAAGATGATACAAAAATTCCTGCCAATGAGGGGGATATTCTAATTTCAGAAATCAGGGAGCCCCACGGGGTCATGGCGGACACTAAAATGCGGATCATCGTCACCATTGCCCCGCCGATCTGA
- a CDS encoding LOG family protein — translation MDIPKIVSPDGYIDTIALRSSAEEQVDVRFLFPKVSDYIVSSLKEGKPWFFSGRSGNAQIGLHTDTHMPGDPPPTPEIDGSKILLSGLIRNLNPLLTNALDLFETGDEIGRLVVMDPELRIRDVRHYLHKRLFVGNRVGKGYYEGFDICQEIDPVTGQTCDYIEVALSAFQYCFEPAAMIRSSVGAVIKKGRSALNAIRSRVPMDPAKTLLNPGALFVGAVKISLGDIYGIIDAVVSPEKDDIIHLPARVLDPFRTFRNRQVELFHLGKTPVPLSDIRIRIRFFRSHNPLTVPLEKARVKEGYRLCDLLTHAEVSNLFDILDDDAMGLILNKGNFIQVPRALDIKGEAQLEIIKNCLAKSTQRRHELSIPKSIGDRLKETLGKLSVLGGVNSRVFIGRQFPEREVVDALRRTGLRTFLINAENPCFADDEIRHMISLTHAVNDPCEFMRYDPVIDKLYSFYHGCFMEPDDWERFDRVRFWFAFYGSHTKAADNRLTIDLINRLALRLGDEMGIVHGGGPGLMKEANDLARRHNIMSVGIAIELEGENQASLTTCDGLIKYNEGLRLARQDHLQKLSNLPVINTGGYGSAEELSITITSMKIHENPLAPIILLDPDNLWEDARKQTQKIADKRYGPAFTPHLVKSCKNADQAETHLIEFLSDPDSWYEKNNIPAQSVEKARIKAARIRQSFLFIDNMEVFCRPIPRLSPVQGL, via the coding sequence ATGGACATACCCAAGATAGTCAGTCCGGACGGATATATTGACACCATTGCCCTTCGTTCCTCCGCAGAAGAGCAGGTAGATGTTCGATTTTTATTCCCCAAAGTGTCGGATTATATTGTATCTTCTTTAAAGGAAGGAAAACCCTGGTTTTTTTCCGGCAGAAGCGGCAATGCCCAGATCGGCCTGCATACAGACACCCACATGCCCGGCGACCCGCCGCCGACACCGGAAATCGACGGATCAAAGATTCTGCTTTCCGGGCTTATTCGAAATCTGAACCCGCTTTTGACCAATGCCCTGGATCTATTTGAGACCGGGGATGAGATAGGACGGCTGGTGGTCATGGACCCGGAACTGCGCATCCGGGATGTCCGTCATTATCTCCATAAACGGCTTTTTGTGGGCAACCGGGTGGGCAAAGGGTACTATGAAGGGTTTGACATCTGTCAGGAAATTGATCCTGTCACCGGACAAACCTGCGATTATATTGAGGTGGCACTCTCCGCTTTCCAGTATTGTTTTGAACCGGCCGCGATGATTCGTTCCAGTGTCGGTGCCGTGATTAAAAAAGGTCGAAGCGCCTTGAATGCCATTCGATCCAGGGTGCCTATGGATCCGGCCAAAACCCTTCTCAATCCTGGAGCGCTTTTTGTGGGCGCCGTCAAGATCTCTTTGGGTGATATTTACGGGATCATTGATGCCGTGGTCTCACCGGAAAAAGATGATATTATCCACTTACCCGCAAGAGTCCTGGACCCTTTCCGCACCTTCAGAAATCGGCAGGTAGAACTGTTCCATCTGGGAAAAACGCCGGTTCCATTAAGTGACATCCGTATCCGCATCCGGTTTTTCAGAAGTCACAACCCTTTGACCGTCCCCTTGGAAAAGGCAAGGGTAAAAGAAGGATACCGGCTATGTGATCTGCTCACCCATGCCGAGGTATCCAACCTGTTTGATATTCTGGATGATGATGCCATGGGGCTTATCCTGAACAAGGGGAATTTTATCCAGGTGCCCCGGGCTTTGGATATCAAAGGGGAGGCTCAGCTGGAGATTATTAAAAATTGTTTGGCAAAAAGTACCCAGCGCCGCCATGAACTATCTATCCCCAAAAGCATAGGTGACAGGCTTAAAGAGACGCTTGGCAAGCTTTCTGTTCTGGGTGGGGTCAATTCCCGGGTGTTCATTGGCCGGCAGTTTCCGGAACGCGAAGTTGTGGATGCGCTGCGAAGAACCGGGTTACGTACCTTTCTTATCAATGCCGAAAATCCGTGCTTTGCCGACGACGAGATTCGGCACATGATCTCTTTGACCCATGCCGTCAATGATCCGTGCGAGTTCATGCGTTACGATCCTGTGATTGACAAGCTCTATTCTTTTTACCATGGGTGCTTTATGGAGCCTGATGACTGGGAGCGCTTTGACCGGGTACGGTTCTGGTTTGCATTTTATGGGTCACACACCAAGGCTGCGGACAACCGGCTGACCATTGATCTGATTAATCGCCTGGCCCTGCGTTTAGGTGATGAAATGGGCATTGTCCATGGTGGTGGCCCAGGCCTAATGAAGGAAGCCAATGATCTGGCACGTCGACACAACATCATGAGTGTAGGGATCGCCATAGAACTTGAAGGGGAGAACCAGGCTTCTTTAACCACCTGTGACGGACTGATTAAATATAATGAAGGCCTGCGCCTGGCCCGGCAGGATCATTTGCAGAAATTGAGCAATCTGCCTGTGATCAACACCGGTGGATACGGTAGTGCCGAGGAGTTGAGCATTACCATCACCTCCATGAAGATTCATGAAAATCCACTGGCGCCCATTATTCTTTTGGACCCTGATAATTTATGGGAAGATGCCAGAAAGCAAACCCAGAAAATCGCAGATAAACGATATGGGCCCGCATTCACCCCCCACCTTGTAAAATCATGTAAGAATGCGGACCAGGCCGAGACCCACCTAATTGAATTTTTATCAGATCCGGATTCGTGGTATGAGAAGAACAATATACCGGCCCAAAGCGTCGAAAAAGCAAGGATCAAGGCGGCAAGAATCCGGCAGTCTTTTTTGTTCATTGATAATATGGAGGTGTTTTGCCGCCCTATCCCACGTCTTTCACCAGTTCAGGGGCTCTAA
- a CDS encoding thioredoxin fold domain-containing protein has translation MTIPKDAKLVYKKERGVLCEAVLSFEGGLAPIYAGKDFIVAGQLYKKGVSITRKTMAGLSDVADAERKKAKEKEKKAVEMRKVFFKTHAADLADLVSLNFAPGGTSDKFIYVISDPACSHCKALLDSLEEVAAEIGLALKLVIYPVLGEKSKTMTAHVICKHLRYGAYKTLETDDAVQGCEKADQRINKTFDLLKKADISFVPLVVAHDGSWVVEGNDICSVREHLGLDPGTGEKGGDCKKNQDD, from the coding sequence GTGACTATACCTAAAGATGCAAAATTGGTATATAAAAAAGAGCGGGGCGTTCTTTGTGAAGCCGTACTCTCCTTTGAAGGCGGTCTTGCACCGATATATGCGGGCAAGGATTTTATTGTTGCCGGGCAGTTGTATAAAAAAGGTGTATCCATCACCCGGAAAACAATGGCCGGTCTGTCCGACGTTGCTGATGCAGAACGAAAAAAAGCCAAGGAGAAAGAAAAAAAGGCTGTTGAAATGCGTAAAGTTTTTTTCAAAACCCATGCCGCAGACCTGGCCGATCTGGTTTCTTTAAACTTTGCGCCGGGCGGGACGTCTGACAAGTTTATTTATGTTATTTCGGACCCGGCGTGCAGTCACTGCAAGGCCTTGCTTGACAGTCTGGAAGAAGTAGCTGCTGAAATCGGCCTCGCCCTTAAACTGGTTATATATCCGGTTCTGGGTGAAAAAAGTAAAACCATGACAGCCCATGTCATCTGTAAACATCTGCGGTATGGTGCATATAAAACTTTGGAAACCGATGACGCAGTGCAAGGTTGTGAAAAGGCGGATCAACGCATAAATAAAACCTTTGATCTGCTTAAAAAGGCTGATATCTCTTTTGTGCCTCTGGTGGTGGCCCATGACGGCTCCTGGGTGGTGGAAGGCAATGATATATGCAGTGTCCGTGAACATCTGGGGCTGGATCCAGGCACCGGCGAAAAAGGCGGCGACTGCAAAAAGAACCAGGACGATTAA
- a CDS encoding glycogen/starch/alpha-glucan phosphorylase has product MENQRSYPGKAPETDEQPATNLNEDIKHHIMTTLGNDFYPPRKDTYYKGLAYSVRDRLVKRWLNSQRSFYDKSAKRVYYLSLEFLPGRFLMNYVTNMQLNKACEKTLEETGFTLEDIEEQEWDAGLGNGGLGRLASCYMDSMASLNIPGYGYGIMYDYGIFYQTIVNGYQVEQCDNWVRWGTPWEFRRRGFLYKVQIYGRSEPYKNSEGKQCYRWVDTLDINAMACDILIPGYGTKNVNNMRLWAAMSTEDFSLQEFNQGDYIGAMESKVLTENISKVLYPSDEKEVGKELRLKQQYFFVAATFQDIMRRFKKHNPDFKLLPERVAVQLNDTHPAIAIAELMRLLLDEEDLEWDSAWDICVKTFAYTNHTVLPEALETWPVRLISWLLPRHMEIIYEINGRFLKMVEKQYPDNPELLRRVSIIEDGQEQRVRMAHLAIVGSHTVNGVAALHSRIIKDKLFRDFNIIFPGKIINVTNGVTPRRWVLQANPVLSALITDTIGSDWITDLDQLTKLIPHADNPEFREKWRQVKFANKERLVKYIKRKVNMDVSPDMLFDVHVKRIHEYKRQLLNIFHVITLYNRIKKDPDKEVVPRTVIFGGKAAPAYVQAKLIIKLINSVADVVNNDPDVNQKLKVVFLPNYCVSQAEKIIPATDLSEQISTAGLEASGTGNMKFALNGAITIGTLDGANIEIMEEVGEDNIFIFGLTTKEVEKKKAQGYDPWAYYNSDEDLKTTLDMVRLNHFIPGEPNLFLPIWDSLMALGDRYLVLADYRAFIQAQEKVRALYLNQEQWTRCSILNTANMGKFSSDRAVREYARDIWGIESLDH; this is encoded by the coding sequence ATGGAAAATCAAAGAAGTTATCCGGGCAAAGCCCCGGAAACAGATGAGCAGCCTGCCACAAATCTTAATGAAGATATTAAACATCACATTATGACTACCCTGGGAAACGATTTTTATCCTCCCAGAAAAGATACGTATTATAAGGGATTGGCCTATAGTGTCCGTGACCGGTTGGTGAAAAGGTGGCTCAACTCCCAGCGATCTTTTTACGATAAAAGCGCGAAACGGGTCTACTATCTTTCCCTTGAGTTTCTGCCCGGCCGTTTTTTAATGAATTATGTCACCAATATGCAATTGAACAAAGCGTGTGAAAAAACCCTGGAAGAAACCGGCTTTACTCTGGAAGATATTGAGGAGCAGGAGTGGGATGCAGGCCTTGGTAACGGGGGGCTGGGCAGGCTAGCCTCGTGTTACATGGACTCCATGGCCTCGTTAAATATTCCAGGATATGGCTATGGTATTATGTATGATTACGGAATATTTTATCAAACCATTGTGAACGGGTACCAGGTTGAACAATGCGATAACTGGGTGCGCTGGGGCACGCCCTGGGAATTCAGACGCCGGGGTTTTTTATATAAAGTTCAGATCTACGGCAGGTCAGAACCGTATAAAAACAGTGAGGGTAAGCAATGTTACCGGTGGGTGGATACCTTGGACATTAATGCCATGGCCTGCGATATTCTTATCCCGGGGTACGGTACAAAAAATGTGAACAATATGCGGTTGTGGGCAGCCATGTCTACCGAGGATTTTTCTTTGCAGGAGTTTAATCAGGGCGACTACATTGGCGCCATGGAAAGCAAAGTGCTCACGGAAAATATCTCCAAGGTGCTTTATCCCAGTGATGAGAAAGAGGTGGGCAAGGAACTTCGCCTCAAACAGCAGTATTTCTTTGTGGCGGCTACATTCCAGGACATTATGCGCCGGTTTAAAAAGCACAACCCCGATTTTAAATTGTTGCCTGAACGGGTGGCCGTTCAGCTCAATGACACCCATCCCGCCATTGCCATTGCCGAACTTATGCGTCTGTTGCTGGATGAAGAAGATCTTGAATGGGACAGCGCCTGGGACATTTGTGTAAAAACCTTTGCCTATACTAACCACACAGTGCTTCCCGAAGCACTGGAGACCTGGCCGGTCCGCCTTATTTCATGGTTGCTTCCCCGTCACATGGAAATTATCTACGAGATAAACGGACGATTTTTAAAGATGGTGGAAAAACAATATCCCGACAACCCCGAGTTATTGCGCCGGGTCTCTATCATTGAAGACGGCCAGGAACAACGGGTGCGCATGGCCCACCTGGCCATTGTGGGCAGTCATACGGTTAACGGGGTGGCGGCCCTTCATTCCCGGATTATCAAAGATAAATTATTCAGGGACTTTAACATTATTTTTCCAGGCAAAATCATCAATGTCACCAACGGTGTAACACCGCGACGCTGGGTGCTCCAGGCAAACCCTGTCTTATCAGCACTTATCACCGATACCATTGGATCGGACTGGATTACCGATCTTGACCAACTCACAAAACTTATTCCCCATGCAGATAACCCTGAATTTCGTGAAAAATGGCGGCAGGTAAAATTTGCCAACAAAGAGCGTCTGGTGAAATATATCAAACGCAAAGTTAACATGGATGTAAGCCCTGATATGCTGTTTGATGTCCATGTAAAACGAATTCACGAATACAAACGCCAGCTTTTAAATATTTTCCATGTCATCACATTGTATAACCGAATCAAAAAGGATCCGGATAAAGAGGTTGTACCAAGGACGGTTATTTTTGGCGGTAAGGCAGCGCCTGCCTATGTCCAGGCAAAATTGATTATCAAGCTGATCAATTCCGTGGCTGACGTTGTGAATAATGATCCGGACGTGAATCAAAAGCTTAAGGTTGTTTTTCTGCCCAACTATTGCGTTTCCCAGGCTGAAAAGATTATACCTGCAACCGATTTATCAGAGCAGATTTCAACGGCAGGGCTTGAAGCTTCAGGTACCGGTAATATGAAATTTGCCTTAAACGGGGCGATTACCATAGGCACCCTTGACGGGGCAAATATTGAGATCATGGAAGAGGTCGGCGAAGACAATATCTTTATTTTTGGGTTGACGACCAAAGAGGTGGAAAAGAAAAAAGCACAAGGGTATGACCCCTGGGCGTATTACAACAGCGATGAAGATCTGAAAACCACATTGGATATGGTCCGGCTTAATCATTTTATTCCCGGGGAACCCAATCTTTTTCTGCCCATCTGGGATTCTCTGATGGCCCTTGGAGACCGCTATTTAGTTCTGGCCGATTACCGAGCTTTTATCCAGGCCCAGGAAAAGGTCCGCGCACTGTATCTGAATCAGGAGCAATGGACCCGCTGTTCTATCTTAAACACCGCAAATATGGGGAAATTTTCCAGCGACCGGGCTGTTCGAGAGTATGCCCGGGATATTTGGGGGATAGAGTCTCTGGATCATTGA
- the metE gene encoding 5-methyltetrahydropteroyltriglutamate--homocysteine S-methyltransferase, whose amino-acid sequence MKTHNLGFPRIGDNRELKRALESYWRGETPQTELLETGVRLRKKNWGYQKGLNYVPVGDFSFYDQVLDTSWMLGNIPARARETCGSPLDRYFRTARGQSAGDGKDNQISAGEMTKWFDTNYHYIVPEFESTTTFCLDAQSLLDQVQEARKAGIRPKPVILGPVTYLFLGKAEGFDKKNLIKDLLPEYAQLLNLLAAQDIEWVQMDEPLLVMDLDNDWKHMVEQAYQALGNGSIKIMLATYFGSLEENLDIALSLPIQALHVDAVRGKDQVPNLVERLPEHMELSLGVIDGRNIWKTDLNAILDQLTPLHEKLGDRLWLAPSCSLLHVPVDLKAEGKLDTELLSWMAFARQKLVELEIIALALNQGRAIVATELKENATALKNRKESIRIHNPEVQARLAQVDDSWGERKQPYPKRVTLHKEKLNLPIYPTTTIGSFPQTKEIRSLRLKFKKRAIGLNDYTASIRDQMKTTIQFQEETGLDVLVHGEAERNDMVEYFGEQLDGFAFSQYGWVQSYGSRCVKPPILFGDVSRPQPMTVSWIVYAQSLTDKPVKGMLTGPVTILNWSFVRDDQSRADTCRQVALAMRDEVLDLEKAGVSIIQIDEAALREGLPLRKSQWDEYLNWAVGAFRITANGVKDDTQIHTHMCYSEFNDIIEAITRMDTDVITIEASRSNMEILNAFDETAYPNEIGPGVYDIHSPNVPTVDFIVDNMKEAAKRIPRERLWINPDCGLKTRAWPETKAALKNMVEAARVLRSAATV is encoded by the coding sequence ATGAAAACCCATAACTTGGGGTTTCCCCGCATCGGAGACAACCGGGAACTTAAACGTGCACTGGAATCTTACTGGCGGGGAGAAACACCCCAAACCGAGCTGCTTGAGACTGGCGTCCGGCTTCGAAAAAAAAATTGGGGCTACCAGAAAGGGCTTAATTATGTGCCGGTGGGTGATTTCTCATTTTACGACCAGGTTCTGGATACCAGTTGGATGCTGGGCAACATTCCTGCCCGGGCCCGGGAAACCTGTGGGTCACCATTGGACCGGTATTTTCGTACAGCCCGGGGACAGTCCGCAGGCGATGGAAAAGACAACCAGATTTCAGCCGGGGAAATGACCAAGTGGTTCGACACCAATTACCACTACATAGTCCCGGAGTTTGAAAGCACCACAACGTTTTGCCTGGATGCCCAATCTCTTTTGGACCAGGTACAAGAAGCACGAAAGGCAGGGATAAGACCCAAACCGGTTATCCTCGGCCCCGTGACCTATCTTTTTTTAGGCAAGGCTGAAGGTTTTGACAAAAAAAACCTGATCAAAGACCTGTTGCCGGAGTATGCCCAACTCTTAAATCTACTGGCCGCCCAAGATATCGAGTGGGTACAGATGGATGAACCGTTACTGGTCATGGATTTGGATAATGACTGGAAACATATGGTGGAACAAGCCTATCAGGCATTGGGAAACGGATCGATAAAAATCATGCTGGCCACTTATTTCGGCTCCCTTGAGGAGAACCTGGATATAGCGTTGTCGCTACCGATTCAAGCCCTTCATGTCGATGCGGTGCGGGGAAAAGACCAGGTTCCCAATCTGGTTGAGCGCCTGCCCGAACATATGGAATTGTCATTGGGGGTAATTGACGGAAGAAATATCTGGAAAACGGATTTAAATGCCATTCTGGATCAACTGACACCCCTCCATGAGAAACTTGGCGATAGATTATGGCTGGCCCCATCCTGCTCCTTGCTCCATGTGCCTGTGGACTTAAAGGCAGAAGGCAAACTGGATACCGAACTTTTAAGCTGGATGGCCTTTGCCCGGCAGAAACTGGTTGAACTGGAGATCATAGCACTTGCGTTAAACCAGGGCCGGGCAATAGTTGCAACGGAACTGAAAGAGAACGCAACGGCATTGAAAAACCGCAAAGAATCAATCCGGATTCATAACCCGGAGGTCCAGGCACGTTTAGCCCAGGTGGATGACAGTTGGGGAGAGCGCAAGCAACCCTACCCGAAACGGGTCACGCTTCATAAAGAAAAACTCAACCTTCCCATTTACCCCACCACCACCATTGGTTCCTTTCCCCAAACCAAAGAGATACGTTCACTGCGCCTTAAATTCAAAAAAAGGGCTATCGGACTGAATGACTATACAGCCAGCATCCGGGACCAGATGAAAACCACCATTCAATTCCAGGAAGAGACCGGGCTGGATGTACTGGTCCATGGCGAAGCCGAACGTAACGATATGGTTGAGTACTTTGGCGAACAGCTGGACGGCTTTGCCTTCAGCCAATATGGATGGGTTCAGTCCTACGGTTCCCGGTGCGTTAAGCCGCCAATTCTTTTTGGGGATGTGTCCCGCCCCCAACCCATGACCGTTTCGTGGATTGTCTATGCCCAGTCCCTGACGGACAAACCCGTCAAAGGGATGCTCACAGGCCCTGTCACCATTTTAAACTGGTCCTTTGTCCGGGACGATCAAAGCCGGGCCGACACCTGCCGCCAGGTCGCGCTTGCGATGAGAGACGAAGTGCTGGATCTTGAAAAGGCCGGCGTTTCCATTATCCAAATTGATGAAGCCGCCTTAAGGGAAGGACTTCCCCTGCGTAAAAGCCAGTGGGATGAATATCTGAACTGGGCGGTGGGGGCATTCCGGATTACCGCCAACGGTGTCAAGGACGATACTCAAATCCATACCCATATGTGCTATTCGGAATTCAATGATATCATTGAGGCCATCACACGCATGGATACGGACGTCATAACCATTGAGGCATCCCGGTCAAACATGGAGATATTAAACGCCTTTGACGAAACCGCCTATCCCAATGAAATCGGGCCGGGGGTGTATGACATCCATTCCCCCAATGTGCCAACCGTAGATTTCATTGTGGACAACATGAAAGAAGCGGCCAAGCGGATTCCAAGGGAACGGCTGTGGATCAACCCGGACTGCGGTTTGAAAACCCGGGCCTGGCCGGAGACAAAGGCGGCTTTGAAAAATATGGTTGAAGCAGCCAGAGTGCTACGCAGCGCTGCTACTGTATGA
- the ttdB gene encoding L(+)-tartrate dehydratase subunit beta: MSTKTLTTPIKDEDLEDITIGDVIFLDGYLITSRDDVHHRHIHQGKDLPVNLAGKAIFHAGPIMQERKDQPGKYDVISIGPTTSMRMEKLQKEFLEATGVKLVVGKGGMGPKTAEGCVASKAIHTVFPGGCAVLAASRVEEVESVEWLDLGMPEAMWVMRVKQFGPLIVSIDTKGNNLFEQNKKKFNEKKDEVVAEIIKHVDYLD, translated from the coding sequence ATGAGCACAAAAACACTGACAACACCGATTAAAGACGAAGATCTTGAAGACATCACCATTGGTGATGTTATATTCTTGGACGGTTATCTGATCACCAGCCGGGATGATGTGCATCACCGCCATATCCACCAAGGCAAAGACCTGCCGGTTAACCTGGCAGGCAAAGCCATCTTTCATGCAGGCCCTATTATGCAGGAAAGAAAAGATCAACCCGGCAAATACGATGTGATCTCCATCGGACCGACCACCAGTATGCGCATGGAAAAACTTCAAAAGGAATTTTTGGAAGCCACTGGTGTTAAACTGGTTGTGGGCAAAGGCGGCATGGGACCCAAAACTGCTGAAGGCTGCGTGGCCTCTAAAGCGATTCATACCGTATTTCCGGGCGGATGTGCCGTTCTGGCCGCAAGCCGGGTGGAAGAGGTGGAATCCGTTGAATGGCTGGATTTAGGCATGCCCGAAGCCATGTGGGTGATGCGTGTTAAACAATTTGGCCCGTTAATTGTTTCCATTGATACAAAAGGAAACAATCTTTTTGAACAAAACAAGAAAAAGTTTAATGAAAAGAAAGATGAAGTTGTGGCGGAAATCATTAAACATGTGGATTATCTTGATTAA
- the ttdA gene encoding L(+)-tartrate dehydratase subunit alpha, translating into MDLNTQREHFIDVMAKFTGYAGKHLPDDVIAKLEELREQEDTPMAKLIYGAMFDDLDMAHKLDRPACQDTGVIQYFVQVGSKFPMIDEIESCLVEAVKKATIESPLRHNCVEIFDEKNTGNNVGTRIPWIDWEVVPNNDEVKIYMYMAGGGCSLPGTAKVLMPLEGYDGAVKFIFDQITSYGINACPPLLVGIGIAGSVEVAAKLSKKALLRPIGTQNPNARGAELEKMIEKGLNDIQIGPGGLTGKNSVMGVNIEQAGRHPATIAVGLSTGCWAHRRALIKFDSSLEYEVISHKGVTL; encoded by the coding sequence ATGGACCTAAACACACAACGCGAACATTTTATTGATGTTATGGCCAAGTTCACCGGCTATGCAGGCAAACATCTTCCTGATGATGTTATTGCCAAACTTGAAGAGCTCAGGGAACAGGAAGATACCCCCATGGCAAAACTGATCTATGGTGCCATGTTCGATGACTTAGACATGGCCCACAAGCTTGACAGACCGGCGTGTCAGGACACGGGTGTTATCCAGTACTTTGTACAGGTCGGTTCCAAATTTCCCATGATTGACGAGATTGAAAGCTGCCTGGTTGAAGCGGTAAAAAAAGCCACCATAGAATCACCATTGCGTCATAACTGCGTGGAGATTTTTGATGAAAAAAATACCGGCAACAATGTCGGCACAAGAATCCCATGGATTGACTGGGAAGTTGTTCCCAACAATGACGAGGTAAAAATCTATATGTACATGGCAGGCGGCGGTTGCAGTCTTCCCGGCACGGCCAAGGTCCTGATGCCCCTTGAAGGGTATGATGGGGCGGTTAAGTTTATATTTGATCAGATCACCTCATACGGCATCAACGCCTGTCCCCCGCTTTTGGTTGGAATCGGCATTGCAGGCTCGGTAGAAGTGGCCGCTAAACTTTCCAAAAAAGCCCTGCTTCGGCCGATCGGCACACAAAACCCCAACGCCCGGGGCGCAGAGCTGGAGAAGATGATTGAGAAGGGACTTAATGATATACAAATCGGTCCTGGCGGACTTACAGGTAAAAATTCAGTTATGGGTGTTAACATTGAACAGGCGGGACGCCATCCTGCGACCATCGCCGTTGGTCTGTCAACCGGATGCTGGGCGCACAGAAGAGCGTTGATCAAATTTGATTCAAGCCTGGAATATGAAGTTATCTCACATAAAGGAGTTACACTATGA
- a CDS encoding DUF1573 domain-containing protein, with product MKKLSIKIILTVGILWMAGAGMSYAGSDIAVKEPVFSFGSVTDGTQISHDFIISNPGDDVLSILRVGTSCRCTVADYPKTVAPGKTGIIHVKADTSGYGGRTFKRYIIIRTNVQGKESVKLQIEGIVQ from the coding sequence ATGAAAAAATTATCAATCAAAATTATTCTTACGGTCGGTATTTTATGGATGGCTGGAGCCGGCATGTCATATGCGGGTTCAGATATTGCGGTAAAGGAACCCGTATTTTCATTTGGCAGCGTAACCGACGGAACGCAGATTTCCCATGATTTTATCATCAGCAATCCAGGAGACGATGTATTATCCATACTGCGGGTGGGTACTTCATGCAGATGCACAGTCGCCGATTACCCCAAAACCGTTGCCCCGGGGAAAACGGGTATCATACATGTGAAAGCGGATACCTCGGGCTATGGCGGCAGAACATTCAAGCGGTACATCATCATCCGAACCAATGTGCAGGGGAAAGAGTCTGTCAAGCTCCAGATAGAAGGAATCGTGCAATAA
- a CDS encoding NAD-dependent epimerase/dehydratase family protein, protein MKCLVTGGTGFVGSNLTLALQEQGHEVIITGNESEQVLPGFKGKCLYPGFIGIDWDAIGNIDVLFHQAAINGTRVNDEKEIMRANLESSKQLFNYVIAHGCRKIVYASSTAIYGNAPAPYHESDPSDPQTPYAEAKKLLDDFSMALAAEYSDLTIVGLRYCNIFGPRENHKGTRATMVYQFAQQMQKGNPKLFKFGDQKRDYIYVKDVVKANILASKAKESCIVNCGSGTATSFNKIVEQLNLVLGMNRSPEYIENPFQGSYQNHTACDMSLAEEKIGFVPEYSFEKGLMDYYNSGFLI, encoded by the coding sequence ATGAAATGTTTAGTAACCGGCGGAACCGGATTCGTAGGTTCCAATTTGACTTTAGCGCTTCAAGAGCAAGGACACGAGGTCATTATCACAGGAAATGAATCTGAACAGGTCTTACCGGGATTTAAAGGTAAATGCCTGTATCCAGGGTTTATTGGCATAGACTGGGACGCAATAGGAAACATTGATGTCCTTTTTCACCAGGCGGCAATTAACGGGACAAGAGTAAATGACGAAAAAGAAATCATGCGAGCCAATCTTGAATCATCAAAGCAGTTATTCAACTATGTCATTGCCCATGGATGCAGAAAAATTGTCTACGCCTCATCAACAGCAATATATGGCAACGCCCCGGCTCCTTACCACGAGAGTGACCCGTCGGATCCACAAACACCCTATGCCGAGGCAAAAAAACTACTCGATGACTTTTCCATGGCACTTGCAGCAGAGTATTCAGATCTCACCATTGTCGGACTTCGATATTGCAATATATTCGGACCAAGAGAAAATCATAAGGGAACAAGGGCCACAATGGTGTATCAATTTGCCCAGCAGATGCAAAAAGGGAACCCGAAACTTTTTAAATTCGGAGATCAAAAAAGAGATTACATCTATGTCAAAGATGTTGTAAAAGCCAATATACTTGCTTCAAAGGCAAAAGAGAGCTGTATTGTCAATTGCGGCTCTGGAACCGCAACGTCTTTTAACAAAATCGTTGAACAGCTCAATCTTGTTCTGGGCATGAACAGGTCGCCGGAATATATTGAAAATCCTTTTCAAGGCTCGTATCAAAACCATACAGCGTGTGACATGTCCCTGGCAGAAGAAAAAATCGGTTTTGTGCCCGAGTACTCATTTGAAAAGGGATTAATGGATTACTATAATTCCGGTTTTTTAATTTGA